A single window of Cryptococcus neoformans var. neoformans JEC21 chromosome 3 sequence DNA harbors:
- a CDS encoding ornithine decarboxylase, putative: MSSTIIQDYMAPAAPVSTRQSSWAEQQTLQSRSTVSNLIKTLDPATQIPYVPEVALPTPPATTTHSIISNDEEHPALAPVVDIPVHQLVQQTIAASTGVDIDESAFFAADLSAVYQAVQMWRASPIGSRVEIFYAVKCNPSPAVLHLLSLMGTSFDCASSSEINQVLSLPSAPSGDRIIFANPCKPASFIRTAAQRGVSMMTFDNVDELYKVKRICPNAKLVLRMLTDDSKSLCRLGLKFGAPVDSCPGLLKVARQLGLNVVGVSFHVGSGCKDPMQFADAVWRARKVFDMGKEAGYNFDLLDIGGGFERETFAEMTQVLKDSFDLYFPEDSGVRIIAEPGRFLVSSAFTLATSIIASRRAPKAEASQQVQAATQEDTKSADVMYYINDGVYGSFNCIMFDHQIVHPHPLTIGHKLAIAAPPFPPPPNVQLEVDLPVQMGYKDVEKVSVWGPTCDSIDCVRQLVDLPKGMDVGDWIGWGEMGAYTLCAASTFNGFDRSPVLWTTGGNTEDARMVRAILDSFAATSLR, translated from the exons ATGTCTAGCACCATCATTCAAGACTACATGGCTCCGGCTGCTCCTGTTTCTACTCGACAGTCATCATGGGCCGAGCAACAAACTCTTCAGTCTCGCTCCACTGTTTCGAATCTGATTAAAACACTCGACCCTGCAACACAAATTCCTTACGTCCCCGAAGTCGCGCTTCCGACCCCTCCGGCCACCACTACTCACAGCATCATCTCCAACGATGAAGAGCATCCCGCGCTTGCGCCCGTTGTTGATATCCCGGTTCACCAACTGGTTCAACAGACTATCGCTGCCAGCACCGGTGTCGACATCGACGAGTCGGCTTTCTTTGCTGCCGATTTGAGCGCCGTTTACCAAGCCGTGCAAATGTGGCGCGCATCCCCGATTGGGTCTCGTGTGGAGATTTTCTATGCGGTCAAATGTAACCCTTCGCCTGCCGTCTTGCATCTGCTTTCGCTCATGGGTACTTCTTTCGACTGcgcatcttcatctgaaATCAACCAGGTTCTTTCGCTCCCTAGCGCTCCTTCCGGGGACAGGATTATCTTCGCCAACCCTTGCAAGCCGGCTTCTTTCATTCGCACCGCTGCTCAGCGTGGAGTGAGCATGATGACTTTCGACAACGTCGACGAGCTCTACAAGGTCAAGCGCATTTGCCCCAACGCCAAGCTTGTCCTTCGTATGCTTACAGATGACTCCAAGTCGCTTTGCCGCCTTGGCTTAAAGTTTGGCGCTCCTGTTGATAGTTGCCCTGGTCTTCTCAAGGTTGCTCGTCAGCTTGGTTTGAACGTCGTCGGCGTTTCTTTCCATGTGGGCAGCGGCTGTAAAGATCCTATGCAGTTTGCCGATGCAGTCTGGAGGGCCCGGAAAGTTTTTGACATGGGTAAGGAAGCTGGGTACAATTTCGATTTGCTTGATATCGGAGGTGGTTTCGAAAGGGAGACTTTCGCGGAGATGACTCAGGTTTTGAAGGACAGTTTTGACCTTTATTTCCCAGAAGACAGTGGGGTTAGGATTATTGCTGAGCCTGGTCGATTTTTGGTGTCGAGCG CTTTCACTTTGGCTACTTCTATTATTGCGTCTCGTCGAGCTCCCAAGGCTGAAGCCAGTCAGCAAGTGCAGGCGGCCACTCAGGAGGATACTAAAAGTGCCGATGTGATGT ACTACATCAACGATGGTGTATATGGGTCTTTTAACTGCATCATGTTCGACCACCAAATTGTgcaccctcatcctcttaCTATTGGCCACAAGCTTGCAATTGCAGCCCcacccttccctcctcctcccaatGTCCAACTCGAGGTCGATCTTCCCGTGCAAATGGGCTACAAGGATGTCGAAAAAGTCAGTGTCTGGGGGCCTACCTGCGACTCAATTGATTGTGTGAGGCAATTGgttgatcttcccaagggAATGGATGTCGGAGATTGGATTGGATGGGGTGAGATGGGGGCGTACACTTTGTGCGCAGCCAGCACCTTCAATGG TTTTGACAGGTCTCCCGTTCTCTGGACGACTGGTGGTAACACTGAGGACGCTCGAATGGTGCGAGCGATTCTCGACTCTTTTGCTGCGACTTCTCTCAGATGA
- a CDS encoding expressed protein: MPPAQLSNSFIYLTALFKPALLRPHLRVPSIANVDFKALKKEGYNAVVIDKDNCLTLPHKDDIYPPYQKAWTDLLSTFRPGRVLVVSNSAGTTKDPGGIAAEAVSLSLRAPVLLHHIPKPGCSANILSYFCGKLGQPTTLRHDIASAGFKLWKAEKLDEKTLWGKWENEVEGPLLGGSRREQEGDEDTDGEKVAKGQKVIPPISSTDRAHTLSKETLTAEDLRLLVIGDRLFTDTLLADRLSRHLPPLSAAIPDVPSIPRVLSIYTTSLPQPRDVRLLRWLEEKFSQGKTKGDYSKFITEENVLSSAADVSTTVPSIWKVLQWFTPARWREINVPYLTWNPRSWKPLPLAVAFGKMTGRVGMLIWRYTRQGGQLGWSKGKQWFAERKEQSRKLAVAKELESSVSREPFSKDERVTTSVA, translated from the exons ATGCCCCCGGCTCAACTGTCTAACTCTTTTATTTACCTTACCGCCCTTTTCAAACCGGCCCTCCTACGACCGCACCTTCGAGTTCCTA GTATTGCCAACGTTGATTTCAAAGCtttgaaaaaggaaggtTACAATGCCGTAGTGATCGATAAAGACAACTGCCTG ACTTTACCGCATAAGGATGACATATACCCACCTTACCAA AAAGCATGGACAGATCTGTTATCCACTTTTCGTCCAGGTAGAGTCCTTGTAGTTTCCAACTCTGCTGGCACAACGAAAGATCCTGGCGGTATAGCT GCTGAGGCTGTTTCACTTTCATTGCGTGCCCCGGTGCTGCTTCATCACATACCAAAGCCCGGGTGTTCGGCGAATATTTTATCTTATTTCTGCGGGAAGCTTGGCCAACCCACTACCTTACGTCACGATATTGCCTCAGCAGGTTTCAAGCTTTGGAAAGCAGAGAAACTGGATGAGAAAACTCTGTGGGGAAAATGGGAAAATGAGGTCGAAGGTCCTTTATTAGGCGGGTCGAGGCGAGAacaagaaggggatgaagatacagatggagaaaaggTGGCCAAAGGTCAAAAAGTTATCCCACCGATAAGCTCCACAGACAGGGCACATACCTTGAGCAAGGAGACTTTGACAGCGGAGGATCTCAGATTACTCGTCATTGGCGACCGTTTGTTCACAGATACACTTCTTGCAGACCGACTTTCTCGGCATTTACCCCCCCTTTCAGCCGCAATTCCCGATgtcccttccatccctaGAGTTCTCTCCATTTATACGACTTCTCTCCCACAACCGCGAGATGTTCGTCTGCTTCGATGGCTAGAAGAGAAATTTTCTCAAGGGAAAACGAAAGGAGACTATAGCAAATTTATTACTGAAGAAAATGTCTTGTCATCGGCCGCAGATGTATCAACTACGGTGCCATCAATATGGAAAGTTCTGCAATGGTTCACACCGGCAAGGTGGAGAGAAATCAATGTTCCCTATTTGACCTGGAACCCGAGGAGCTGGAAGCCTTTACCATTGGCTGTTGCTTTTGGCAAGATGACAGGAAGGGTAGGAATGTTGATATGGAGATATACAAGGCAGGGAGGCCAGCTGGGATGGAGTAAGGGAAAACAGTGGTTCGCAGAACGAAAAGAGCAATCGAGGAAACTTGCAGTGGCGAAGGAACTCGAATCAAGTGTGTCGAGGGAGCCCTTCTCGAAAGACGAGAGAGTAACAACGTCTGTAGCATAG
- a CDS encoding cytoplasm protein, putative codes for MSSRLLVTSLGPTRSSLLFNASTAVVFSLKPVTLTSFPQVPLKPFSTSFAPCAKLKKMAPKKKVVEEKKIRLGRPGNNLKVGIVGLPNVGKSSFFNTLSQTDLGKAANFPYATIDPEEARIPVPDERFDWLCSVYKPASKVPAFLTCIDIAGLTAGASTGAGLGNAFLSHVRAVDGIFQVVRAFDDAEVIHVEGDVDPLRDMQIISTELRLKDIEWVEKELDRLKKSSKNLGSVSLADKARKEEMATVEKILHTLVDENKDVRKGTWTSKEVEVINGLTLLTSKPITYLVNLSERDFIRKKNKWLPKIKAWIDENNPGDALIPFSVALEERLVSMSDEEKAAEGEALGLGPKNPSALGKITTSGYSSLDLIRYFTCGPDEVRAWTVRKGIKAPQAAGVIHSDFENKFVCGEIMSYDDLKEYGTEAAVKAAGKLRQQGKPYEIVDGDICYWKSGA; via the exons ATGTCATCTCGCCTCCTTGTAACATCACTCGGACCAACAAGATCGTCGCTTTTATTCAACGCCTCGACCGCTGTTGTATTCTCTCTCAAGCCAGTAACTCTTACTTCGTTCCCACAAGTTCCCCTTAAACCTTTCTCTACATCTTTCGCTCCTTGCGCAAAGTTAAAAAAGATGGCccccaagaagaaggtcgtcgaggaaaagaaaatcaGGCTTGGCCGACCTGGTAACAACTTGAAG GTCGGTATTGTCGGTTTGCCCAACGTCGGCAAGTCCTCTTTCTTTAACACTCTTTCCCAAACAGATCTGGGTAAAGCCGCCAATTTCCCTTATGCTACCAT CGATCCTGAAGAGGCCCGTATTCCCGTCCCTGACGAGCGATTTGACTGGCTTTGCTCTGTTTACAAGCCTGCAAGCAAGGTTCCTGCCTTCCTCACTTGTATTGATATTGCTGGTTTGACCGCTGGTGCCTCAACCGGTGCAGGTCTTGGTAATGCCTTCTTGTCCCACGTCCGAGCCGTCGATGGTATTTTCCAGGTGGTCAGAGCATTTGATGATGCCGAAGTTATTCACGTCGAGGGTGACGTTGATCCTCTTCGTGACATGCAAATCATCAGTACCGAGTTAAGGTTGAAGGACATTGAATGGGTAGAGAAGGAATTGGATAGGTTGAAGAAATCTAGCAAGAACTTGGGTAGCGTCAGTCTCGCTGACAAGGCcagaaaggaggaaatg GCGACTGTTGAGAAGATCTTGCACACCTTGGTCGACGAGAATAAAGATGTTCGAAAAGGTACCTGGACTAGTAAGGAA GTTGAGGTAATCAACGGTCTTACTCTTCTTACATCCAAGCCCATCACCTATCTTGTGAATCTCTCTGAGCGAGACTTTATCcgcaagaagaacaagtgGCTTCCCAAGATCAAGGCTTGGATTGACGAGAACAACCCCGGAGATGCTCTCATTCCTTTTTCAGTTGCCCTTGAAGAGCGACTTGTCTCCATGtctgatgaggaaaaggcTGCTGAGGGTGAAGCATTGGGCTTGGGTCCCAAGAATCCCAGTGCTTTGGGGAAGATCACAACTTCTGGTTACTCCAGTCTTGATTTGATCCGATATTTCACTTGCGGTCCTGACGAGGTCCGGGCATGGACCGTTCGAAAGGGTATCAAGGCCCCCCAAGCCGCTGGTGTCATTCA CTCCGACTTCGAGAACAAATTTGTTTGTGGTGAAATTATGTCTTACGATGACTTGAAGGAATACGGCACTGAAGcggctgtcaaggctgctGGTAAGCTGAGGCAGCAAGGTAAGCCTTACGAGATCGTCGACGGTGACATCTGTTACTGGAAGTCTGGTGCTTAG
- a CDS encoding cytidine deaminase, putative has protein sequence MSIQSLDLSSEVLDKLFSTAVIYRDRAYAPYSKFRVGAALLGADGRFYGGCNVENASYGAGICAERTAVVKAVSESQQSFLAVAVVSDIPSPSCSPCGICRQFLREFVSLDTPIFYVSGEYPVNASPSFLADINGKEAKKYILQTTMGEILPHSFGPDHLLMRT, from the exons ATGTCCATACAGTCCCTTGATCTTTCCTCCGAAGTTCTTGATAAGCTTTTCAGTACAGCGGTAATCT ATCGTGACAGAGCTTATGCCCCGTACTCCAAGTTCAG GGTCGGTGCTGCTCTTTTGGGTGCTGATGGACGGTTTTATGGTGGCTGTAACGTCGAGAATGCATCATATG GCGCTGGTATCTGTGCAGAGCGCACTGCAGTTGTGAAGGCAGTC AGTGAAAGTCAACAAAGCTTTCTTGCAGTCGCTGTGGTGTC CGATATTCCCTCCCCATCCTGTTCACCCTGCGGCATCTGTCGTCAGTTCCTTCGGGAATTTGTTTCACTTGATACTCCCATCTTCTATGTATCCGGAGAATACCCGGTCAACGCGTCCCCATCATTCCTGGCCGATATAAACGGAAAGGAGGCAAAGAAATACATCCTGCAAACGACAATGGGCGAGATATTGCCCCATTCATTTGGGCCTGATCATTTGCTAATGAGGACTTGA